The following is a genomic window from Candidatus Marinimicrobia bacterium CG08_land_8_20_14_0_20_45_22.
TAAATACTGGATCTTCCTGATATTTCTTAATGAGGTTTCCTTCGCCATTTGAGATCATGACATGGTCGCAGTACGGAAAAGCCGCCGCGACGCAATCCAGTTTCCCGTCCTGAATGGACGGCGAGTTAGTTACATTTAATCCGATTTCTGCATATTCGGATAAAGAAAATACAGATGCAGGATTTTTCGAATGGAGAATTTGTAGAATTTTAACTCCGTCGAAATATTCTTTATTCAGCAGATCGGAATGGATCAGAAGTGGGATCATGCTCATTTGCCAATCATTCAGGATGATGACTTCTGGCTTCCATCTGAGATAATTCAAGGTGATGAGTGCAGACGCCGCAAAATAACCATTCCGGATTGAATTGAAAGTTTCGATTTTGTCGTCTTCCTGCTTGTACAGAGCGGCGGGTTGAACGCAGGAATAAAATGACTCATGTTCTAGAAAATAAACCTGAACCTTGGTGTTTGGAATGAAAGCCGATTTGACCGACGCTTTTATCTCGATATTTCGGTACTTTAAATCCATTTCGCGTAGACGGATTACCTCACGAAGGATGTAACGACGTTCGCTGATAAAATGATACTTGGGCATCATCAGTCTGAAATCAAATTTTCGTTCGTTGAAAACAATCGGGATCTCTTTTGAAAAATTTGCAAGTGAATAGTTCTCGGCAAACGGGATAATCTCTGAAGTCAAAAAATAAATTCTTTTAATCATAGTCTCATTTCATGTATTGTTTAGCACTGGGTACGAATTCACTCTGCGGAAAGCGTTCTATGAGCAGTTTAAACTGCTCGTTTGCTTTCGCCTGATTTCCAAGCGCTATGTAGCATAGTCCAATTTTGAATTGTGCGTCATCATCCTTATTGCTATTTGGAAAAGAAAGAACTTTCTCAAATTCAACGATAGCCCTCTGAGATTGTTTCAGAGAATAATAGCATTCGCCGATCCAATATTGCGCATTGTCGGCTAGTTCGTTGGTTCTGTCTTCATTCACGAGCTGGCGGAAAATGTCGATGGCTTCGGTATGCTGACTCTTTTGATGCAAGGTCAGCGCTTTCAGATAGCGTTCCTTGTACGAATCGCCTGACGCCAGATTCGCGGCTTCGTCAGCCCCAAAATCGCTGACCGTCCGGAATTCACCAACGCTCGCACTCAAACTGACGATTCGATTCTCAAGTGAAATCAGTTGAGCCAGAAGTTGCATGTTCACGCTATCGGCATAAATCGCACGATCTTCTAAAATTCCGTTGATCCTGCGGATATTCTCCAAACTCGCGTTGAACGATTTTACGATCTCCTGCAACTGGGCAACGGAATTTTTAAGCATCTGAACTTCGTCACGCGATGCGGTTTGAAGACTGCCTATTTTCGTTATATTTTTAGACAGTTTGTTAACAGCCTTCACAGTTAAATTCATCCGTTCCTTGAGTTTCGCGATTTCCTGTTCAGTCGTTTGTGAATTTTTAGCCTCAGATTGAGGAGTTTTTTTAGATTGCGGAAAAGCGTTCAGAACATGATTCGGGACGGAGCAAATAGCCGCAATGAAAAAGCATGTAATAATCCGATTGCCACAAACCATCTTTTTCATAATCTCATCCAAACATACAGCATAAGGTATCGTAAGCTAAGATTTTCCATATAAAAATCAAACCAAAATTTATAGTCTGTGGCGTCCAATCGGTTTTTCAGTGCTAACGTTTAAAACCATCCCGATTGCCGCAAAACAGGTTATGGCGAACGAACCGCCATAACTTAGAAACGGTAAAGGAATTCCTGTCACCGGCATAAAACCGATCGTCATTGCAATGTTGACGGCAATATGAAAGAAAAGCATGCTTCCGACGCCGATGATAATTAGCGATCCAAAACGGTCTTTCAACCGGAAGGCGGAATTGATAAAAACAAAGATCATCAGTAAAAACAAGATCAGTACGATGACCGTTCCGATAAAACCGTATTCTTCTCCGACGACGGAAAATATGAAATCGTTGTGCTGTTCTGGAAGAAATTTTAAATGAGTTTGGGTTCCCTTTCCCAGCCCCTTACCAAAGATTCCACCGCTTCCAATGGTAATTTGCGATTGCAGAACCTGATAGCCCGCTCCTTGCGGATCCGCTTCTATATTAAACAACGTTAAAATACGATTCTGCTGATAGGGTTTCAGATGATTCCAGAGTATCGGCGTCATAAAACCCAGTGATAAATTTAAGACAAAAAGAATAATGGAAATCCAGAGCTTCTCACGGGTAATGTAAAACACAGCAATCAACAAAATAACCCAAATAAAAAATGTATAAAAATTAAAGGCGGTCACGACACTCAGAATCGGCGATAGCAAGATGAAAATATGAAATGTCCGCGCGCCCGCCCAGATCAACATAGGAAAAATGACTGCAAAATAAACCAGCGACGTTCCGAGATCCGGTTGAGACATAACGATTACCATCGGTAATAATCCGAGCATAAGCGGTGGCACCAGCGATTTGAACTGGGTTATCGGCAAATCGGTGCGACACAAATATTTGGCAATTGAAAGGATGACGATGAGTTTCATAAATTCCGATGGTTGAAAACGTAATCCACCGAAACCGATCCAGCGATAAGCGCCAGAACTCGCTCTTCCAAGGAAAAAAGGCAGAATCACTAAAACGATGCCAATACTATAAATAAAATAGGCAGTGTCAAAGAACAGTTTACCCTGCAGAAAGAAAATCAATGTCATCAACAGAATGCCGCTTAGCATCCAGATCAGCTGTCGTCCAATCACTTTTTGAAAAAAAGGCAGATCGATGCGCATGGAAGCACTAAATAGAGAGAGGAGTCCTATCAGACTCAACAAGCCGACGATAATAATCAATATCCGGTTATTATCCGATAGCGTTTTTGTAAAATCTTTAGCGAGATTAAACTTACGGGTTTCCATGACGATCCGCCAGCATCTGTTGCGTTGAAGGATTATAATAAAAGTGATAAATCTTGCCGGCAATTTGAGCGGCTATTCCGCCGCCCGATCCACCGTTCTCGATCATCACGACAATGGCGAGCGGCGCGCCTTGTTCCGGCTTACTCCACCCGATGAACCATGCGTGATCGTCTCCATGCGGATTTTGCGCAGTGC
Proteins encoded in this region:
- a CDS encoding rod shape-determining protein RodA; translation: METRKFNLAKDFTKTLSDNNRILIIIVGLLSLIGLLSLFSASMRIDLPFFQKVIGRQLIWMLSGILLMTLIFFLQGKLFFDTAYFIYSIGIVLVILPFFLGRASSGAYRWIGFGGLRFQPSEFMKLIVILSIAKYLCRTDLPITQFKSLVPPLMLGLLPMVIVMSQPDLGTSLVYFAVIFPMLIWAGARTFHIFILLSPILSVVTAFNFYTFFIWVILLIAVFYITREKLWISIILFVLNLSLGFMTPILWNHLKPYQQNRILTLFNIEADPQGAGYQVLQSQITIGSGGIFGKGLGKGTQTHLKFLPEQHNDFIFSVVGEEYGFIGTVIVLILFLLMIFVFINSAFRLKDRFGSLIIIGVGSMLFFHIAVNIAMTIGFMPVTGIPLPFLSYGGSFAITCFAAIGMVLNVSTEKPIGRHRL